A region of Gemmatimonadaceae bacterium DNA encodes the following proteins:
- a CDS encoding ABC transporter ATP-binding protein, which translates to MIDVSAYTKLYGDVVAVQGLSFHVAPGDVLGLVGPNGAGKTTTLRALAGILQPTSGSIQIAGVDLAKDPVTAKQQLAFIPDEPALFDYLTVTEHLRFCARLYGVADAEPRIPALLDELELTPKRDALPTELSRGMKQKLAIACGLLHQPRALLLDEPLTGLDPVGIRRMKETITARAREGTAVILSSHLLHLVEELCTRLLVIRKGQMVAFGTLDDIVTQRPALAGRSLEEIFIALTGDEPAADPVTTAA; encoded by the coding sequence GTGATCGACGTTTCCGCGTACACCAAACTCTACGGCGATGTCGTGGCCGTGCAGGGACTCTCCTTTCATGTCGCGCCTGGCGATGTGCTGGGGCTTGTTGGCCCGAACGGGGCCGGCAAGACCACGACCCTGCGCGCCCTCGCCGGCATCCTGCAGCCCACGAGCGGATCCATTCAGATCGCCGGGGTCGATCTGGCGAAGGATCCGGTCACAGCCAAGCAGCAGCTGGCGTTCATCCCCGATGAACCGGCGCTCTTTGACTATCTGACGGTCACCGAGCATCTGCGCTTCTGCGCGCGCCTCTACGGGGTGGCCGATGCCGAACCCCGCATCCCGGCGCTGCTCGACGAACTCGAGCTCACCCCCAAGCGCGACGCGCTCCCCACGGAGCTGTCGCGCGGCATGAAGCAGAAGCTGGCCATCGCCTGCGGCCTGCTGCATCAGCCGCGCGCCCTGTTGCTCGATGAGCCGCTCACCGGGCTCGACCCGGTGGGGATCCGCCGCATGAAGGAAACGATCACCGCGCGCGCACGCGAAGGCACCGCCGTGATCCTCAGCTCGCATCTGCTGCACCTCGTCGAAGAGCTGTGCACGCGGCTGCTGGTGATTCGCAAAGGGCAGATGGTCGCCTTCGGCACCCTGGATGACATCGTGACCCAGCGTCCCGCGCTTGCTGGCCGCTCACTCGAGGAGATCTTCATCGCGCTCACCGGCGACGAGCCGGCCGCCGATCCCGTGACCACCGCGGCGTAA